One Osmerus eperlanus chromosome 16, fOsmEpe2.1, whole genome shotgun sequence DNA segment encodes these proteins:
- the loxl5b gene encoding lysyl oxidase-like 5b produces MAKCSVLLFYLLQGLVHLIIGQQPPRERVGPWRQRIQWENNGQVYSLMSTGSEYHAPVRPRSQSRVFVSRRDGTGHSVPRGAREGTSQTRTGQLDSHVGGGSRDRNNAVDPGSIGHGQDNRQYMAANSRASGARQQPELPYRQGIAGSPGARRYTPEYTYRINASTHGIVPEFSGSGVQRRGPLAAQNANSDAQSRVPTSPSRGSESAPGESYNQVRPEAEASVSTQLVQTEILNPENVGSDDRNVQGPALGPGESTSNETTTNGEEMAGDDPRNPLKNHRNSVFYNMYPSRGRPVARTRRPPPGTGYGTRYFQNGLPDLIPDPYAIQSGAYIQRMQMYALRCAAEENCLARSAYSPTVRDIDYRVLLRFPQKVKNQGTTDFLPVKPRHQWEWHSCHQHYHSMDAFSNYDLLEVTTGRKVAEGHKASFCLEDTGCDAGFRRRYACTAHTQGLSPGCHDTYAANIDCQWIDITDVPPGNYVLKVTVNPSFHVQESDFSNNVVRCDITYTGTQVQTRNCRVTRG; encoded by the exons ATGGCAAAGTGCTCTGTTTTACTTTTCTACTTGCTGCAAGGATTGGTTCACCTCATCATAGGACAGCAACCGCCGCGCGAGCGCGTCGGCCCGTGGCGGCAGAGGATTCAGTGGGAGAACAACGGTCAGGTGTATAGTTTGATGAGCACTGGATCAGAGTACCATGCACCGGTGCGCCCAAGAAGCCAATCCAGGGTCTTTGTCAGCAGAAGAGATGGCACCGGCCATTCCGTACCCAGAGGAGCGCGTGAAGGAACATCTCAAACTAGAACCGGGCAATTGGATTCACATGTTGGCGGTGGTTCAAGGGACCGTAACAATGCTGTCGATCCCGGTTCTATTGGTCATGGACAAGACAATAGACAATATATGGCCGCCAATAGTCGCGCGTCAGGAGCAAGACAACAGCCGGAGCTCCCATACCGACAAGGAATTGCAGGGTCTCCTGGCGCACGGCGCTACACCCCAGAGTACACATACCGAATAAATGCCTCCACACACGGAATTGTACCCGAATTCTCAGGGAGTGGGGTACAGAGAAGAGGGCCTCTTGCTGCTCAGAATGCTAATAGTGATGCTCAGTCGAGAGTTCCTACATCACCGTCCAGAGGCAGTGAGTCTGCGCCTGGAGAAAGTTACAATCAGGTGCGCCCAGAGGCGGAGGCATCTGTCTCCACACAACTTGTACAGACGGAAATCTTAAACCCCGAAAATGTTGGCTCTGACGACAGAAATGTTCAGGGCCCTGCCCTCGGTCCCGGTGAGAGTACATCAAACGAAACTACTACTAACGGTGAAGAAATGGCCGGGGATGACCCTCGTAATCCATTGAAAAATCACAGGAATTCAGTTTTTTACAACATGTACCCCTCAAGAGGAAGACCAGTTGCGCGGACGCGGCGTCCACCACCTGGCACTGGATACGGAACACGATATTTCCAGAATG GACTCCCAGATCTCATTCCAGACCCCTATGCTATCCAGTCCGGTGCCTACATCCAGCGCATGCAGATGTATGCTCTGCGCTGTGCAGCTGAGGAAAATTGTCTTGCCAG GTCAGCATACAGCCCCACTGTGCGAGACATTGACTACAGAGTGCTTCTACGGTTCCCTCAGAAGGTAAAGAACCAAGGCACAACTGACTTCCTGCCTGTGAAACCAAGACACCAGTGGGAATGGCACAGCTGCCACCA GCATTATCATAGCATGGACGCCTTCAGTAACTATGACCTACTGGAGGTCACAACTGGACGTAAGGTGGCAGAGGGACACAAGGCCAGCTTCTGCCTGGAGGACACTGGCTGTGATGCTGGATTTAGGCGACGCTATGCGTGCACCGCACATACACAG GGGTTGAGTCCAGGCTGCCATGACACCTATGCTGCCAATATTGACTGTCAGTGGATAGACATAACTGATGTGCCACCTGGGAACTATGTGCTCAAG GTGACAGTCAATCCCAGTTTTCATGTTCAAGAGTCAGATTTTTCCAACAACGTGGTGAGGTGTGACATCACGTACACTGGCACGCAAGTCCAGACACGCAACTGTCGGGTAACGAG GGGTTGA
- the si:ch211-178n15.1 gene encoding uncharacterized protein si:ch211-178n15.1 produces MFSDSTRTGHYRFQQQNVLCHCGHCTQYGSPYPGVLGYPRTPPKQALDHPSLDRQTDKHSPFLNEVEGGDFGLEREGRDGHRNPQRRPVFTGPGPYSQMDNFSQNCSWDFHPAQCNYPAVRDQGERHYSPVQGEQCGGCVICGDAGMLPFNGRHVPQLPLPPVQFRGQLRPRPVNYMPEPEPRWGCGGCEHYPSDTRVPEHFHSPPAVTNGHCVPRPLFTRAGETRDSHLDWSKLRGGSKGSCSRHQASHKSFFSTEVPQRDLHHPLRRPRLLPPCSPGMVHAGDPERTDLVTPQGSDPERPKGGSGGSVRDQIRQVVTDLEGVLGGLKQVHVEMKEVVQQIDHLTANIDLSKESPSPSLTEDTPHPGALGDIQVYNHKTNGALPPKSHRDTADTVILQTNSPSPVYMASVVKTNRVMPPSPQKDPHPDRRGVNGHLPLPCPLRDTNHLTQLDPTPPPRTLDPTVIVGNSTSLSRSQKPPPYPHNGRVEKASKGLAPPPPTFLRTPPYPAGKRRQSSSMV; encoded by the exons ATGTTCTCTGACTCCACGCGAACGGGACACTACAGGTTCCAGCAGCAGAACGTATTGTGCCACTGTGGCCACTGTACCCAGTATGGTTCCCCTTACCCTGGTGTGCTGGGCTACCCCCGAACTCCGCCGAAACAAGCTCTGGACCACCCATCGCTGGACcgtcagacagacaaacactccCCCTTCCTGAATGAGGTGGAAGGGGGGGACTTtggcctggagagggagggaagagatggTCATCGCAACCCACAGAGGAGGCCTGTGTTCACAGGGCCGGGTCCGTACAGCCAAATGGACAATTTTAGCCAAAACTGCTCCTGGGATTTCCACCCGGCCCAGTGCAACTACCCAGCGGTCCGAGACCAGGGTGAGAGACACTATTCGCCTGTGCAGGGAGAACAGTGTGGCGGCTGTGTCATCTGTGGCGATGCAGGGATGCTCCCCTTCAACGGCAGGCATGTGCCACAGCTGCCCCTCCCACCAGTCCAGTTCAGAGGTCAGCTGAGGCCGAGGCCTGTGAACTACATGCCTGAACCTGAGCCCCGCTGGGGGTGTGGTGGTTGTGAACACTATCCTTCAGACACGCGTGTACCCGAGCACTTCCACTCCCCTCCTGCCGTGACAAATGGACACTGCGTGCCGAGACCCCTGTTCACCCGGGCAGGGGAGACCAGAGATAGCCATCTAGACTGGAGCAAACTGAGGGGAGGATCAAAGGGAAGCTGCAGCCGACATCAAGCTTCTCACAAGTCTTTCTTCTCTACTGAGGTTCCTCAGAGGGACCTACACCATCCCCTGAGAAGGCCCAGACTgctccctccctgcagcccgGGCATGGTTCACGCTGGAGACCCCGAGAGGACGGACCTGGTGACGCCCCAGGGGTCCGACCCAGAGAGGCCgaagggggggtcgggggggtctGTCCGGGACCAGATCCGACAAGTGGTTACGGACTTGGAGGGGGTTTTGGGGGGTCTGAAGCAAGTCCATGTTGAAATGAAGGAG GTGGTCCAACAAATTGACCATCTGACAGCTAACATTGATCTCAGCAAGGAGAGTCCTAGTCCAAGTTTAACTGAAGACACCCCCCACCCGGGGGCCTTGGGTGACATTCAAGTTTacaaccacaagaccaacgGAGCACTGCCACCGaaatcacacagagacacagcggACACGGTCATTCTACAGACAAACTCCCCGTCCCCCGTGTACATGGCGTCGGTGGTGAAAACCAACCGCGTCATGCCGCCAAGCCCCCAAAAAGACCCCCATCCTGACCGACGTGGTGTCAATGGTCACCTGCCTCTCCCGTGCCCACTCCGAGACACCAATCATTTGACCCAGTTGGACCCGACCCCACCTCCCCGTACTCTAGACCCCACCGTCATAGTGGGGAACAGTACTTCCCTATCAAGGAGTCAGAAACCCCCCCCTTACCCCCACAATGGACGTGTGGAGAAGGCTAGCAAGGGGCTGGCCCCACCACCGCCCACCTTCCTCAGAACTCCCCCATATCCTGCTGGGAAACGCAGGCAGAGCTCCAGTATGGTGTAA